From the genome of Segatella hominis, one region includes:
- a CDS encoding leucine-rich repeat protein, which produces MKKVVFLITFLLCGVFAYAQTSTENIGGLLYSIDTEAKTATLIANEDDEYKGDIFIPEKVKAKNGATYTVVALGEKCFENCGIKSVIIPSTVKSIGDECFKSCYNLKEIAIPSSVAKLGKDSFSWCDNLEKVSLPQSVTYLSDGCFQFCRKLNDITIPGSVTSLGTDCFEGCEGLTEVEIPNSVTSLPEHCFCGCRNLRKIVFPSTLTTFDEYSLYQCESLESLFFKGKVPEGLKEIQVPRTCWLYVSQEYYSEFQNTLKSIFPYIFTWNPNGQTQDVSVWSENIDGVRFLVDSQNGEARVVENKRYSYKGSLVIPEKIIARDGKNYSVVALDDNSFFGSSSLLSVKIPTSVTRLGNSCFENSYDLQKVEIPSTVVSLGERCFYDCTNLTSIEIPSSVTSLGEGCFYLTGLKSVKIPSSITSLSTDCFQFCSSLESVEIPSSVTSFGEYCFYGCSKLESIDIPSSVTSLGIGCFMQCSYLEKVVIPSSITSLSTNCFWGCSGLKNIEIPSSVTLLAGGCFLGCSSLESIIIPSSVEEMGGLIFWQCNLLKSVYFKGKLPKYLTTYCNAPTDCSFYVPRPYLQEYIDAIGSKYSSIYPWDGGVVIVRAKSYSRVYGDENPVFELDLGGSSLEGVPELLCTVNATSQVGTYTIEVRKGTIKNEDVLFESGSLTITKAPLTISVGNYTKKQGDAMPTFKASYTGFKNGEDESVLIKQPVFETTATAESAPGEYPITVYGVEADNYEVKSYIAGTLTVEEGVTDISHIEQLCDKAAWYTLQGVKLSDKPSMPGVYIHQGRKVIVR; this is translated from the coding sequence ATGAAAAAAGTTGTATTTTTAATAACATTCTTACTGTGTGGAGTGTTTGCTTATGCTCAAACGAGCACTGAGAACATAGGAGGACTTTTGTATTCGATAGATACAGAAGCGAAAACGGCAACTTTGATTGCCAATGAGGATGATGAATACAAGGGAGATATCTTCATTCCAGAGAAAGTAAAGGCTAAGAATGGAGCAACTTACACTGTTGTAGCTTTGGGAGAGAAGTGCTTTGAGAATTGTGGGATAAAAAGTGTAATTATCCCGAGTACGGTGAAATCTATAGGGGATGAATGTTTCAAGTCTTGTTACAACTTGAAAGAAATAGCCATTCCATCTTCTGTCGCAAAATTAGGAAAAGATAGCTTTTCTTGGTGTGACAATTTAGAAAAAGTGTCTCTTCCTCAATCTGTAACATACTTAAGCGATGGTTGTTTTCAGTTCTGTAGAAAGTTAAATGATATAACGATTCCAGGATCTGTTACTAGTTTGGGAACTGATTGTTTTGAGGGGTGTGAGGGGTTGACAGAAGTGGAAATTCCTAATTCTGTTACATCATTGCCAGAACATTGTTTCTGTGGCTGTCGTAATTTGAGAAAAATTGTATTTCCTTCAACACTTACGACTTTTGATGAATATTCTTTGTATCAGTGTGAGAGTTTGGAAAGCCTCTTCTTTAAGGGAAAAGTACCTGAAGGTCTGAAGGAAATTCAAGTTCCAAGAACGTGTTGGCTGTATGTTTCGCAAGAATATTATTCTGAATTTCAAAATACGTTGAAGTCGATTTTCCCTTATATTTTTACATGGAACCCTAATGGACAAACACAAGATGTTTCAGTTTGGTCTGAAAACATAGATGGGGTTCGCTTCTTGGTGGATTCCCAAAATGGTGAAGCAAGAGTGGTAGAGAATAAAAGATATAGTTATAAGGGGAGTCTTGTCATACCTGAAAAGATTATAGCAAGAGATGGAAAGAACTATTCAGTCGTAGCACTTGATGATAATAGCTTTTTTGGCAGTTCTTCTTTGCTTAGTGTAAAAATTCCAACATCAGTTACGAGATTAGGCAATTCTTGTTTTGAAAATAGTTATGATTTACAAAAGGTAGAAATACCTTCTACAGTCGTATCTCTTGGTGAAAGATGCTTTTATGATTGTACTAATTTGACTTCTATCGAAATACCTTCATCGGTGACATCGTTGGGAGAAGGTTGTTTTTATCTTACTGGATTGAAAAGTGTAAAGATTCCATCTTCGATTACTTCACTAAGCACAGACTGTTTTCAGTTTTGTTCAAGTTTGGAAAGCGTAGAGATTCCCTCTTCTGTAACATCTTTTGGGGAGTATTGTTTTTACGGATGTTCTAAATTGGAAAGTATTGATATACCTTCTTCTGTTACTTCCTTGGGCATAGGTTGTTTTATGCAGTGCTCATATTTGGAAAAGGTTGTTATTCCTTCTTCAATTACATCGTTAAGTACTAATTGTTTTTGGGGTTGTTCGGGTTTGAAGAATATAGAAATCCCTTCTTCGGTTACATTGTTGGCTGGAGGATGTTTTTTAGGATGTTCAAGTTTGGAAAGTATAATCATCCCCTCTTCTGTAGAAGAAATGGGAGGTCTTATATTTTGGCAATGTAATCTCCTAAAATCGGTTTATTTCAAAGGCAAATTACCAAAATACTTAACGACATATTGCAATGCTCCAACTGATTGTTCCTTTTATGTACCTCGTCCATATTTGCAAGAGTATATAGATGCCATCGGTTCAAAATATTCTTCTATATATCCTTGGGATGGTGGCGTTGTGATTGTTCGTGCCAAAAGTTATAGTCGTGTCTATGGTGATGAGAATCCTGTATTTGAATTGGATTTGGGCGGTTCTTCTTTAGAAGGTGTTCCAGAATTGCTTTGCACGGTTAATGCAACATCGCAGGTTGGAACATATACCATCGAGGTAAGAAAAGGAACTATTAAGAATGAAGATGTGCTCTTTGAAAGTGGCTCACTTACCATCACGAAAGCTCCATTGACTATCTCTGTAGGTAACTACACTAAGAAGCAAGGTGATGCCATGCCTACGTTCAAGGCAAGCTACACTGGTTTTAAGAATGGTGAGGATGAGTCTGTTTTGATTAAGCAACCTGTTTTTGAGACAACGGCAACGGCGGAAAGTGCTCCTGGCGAATATCCTATTACCGTGTATGGTGTAGAAGCTGATAATTATGAGGTAAAGAGCTACATAGCTGGTACACTCACAGTTGAAGAGGGAGTCACCGATATATCTCATATCGAGCAGTTATGTGACAAGGCCGCATGGTACACCTTGCAAGGTGTCAAACTGTCGGATAAGCCAAGTATGCCAGGTGTGTATATTCATCAAGGCAGAAAGGTTATTGTACGATAA
- a CDS encoding ATP-binding protein, whose product MADINIRKLPAGIQSFKTIREEGYVYVDKSDIVWYLANCGKLFNYLSRPRRFGKSILVDTLQMYFEGRKELFEGLKIMQLEKEWKQYPVIRLDLSRGGANAETLRSYLDLRFKEYEKKYAITLPSTAHLADRFDAIITTAYKQTGLKVAILIDEYDSPLQHSWKTPEHEKCTEVYREVFAILKADDEYERLVFITGITKFTQISLFSVLNNLTNISFLPEYAAICGITEEEIGENFKPELERMNIRNKWTAQETHDHLKEYYDGYHFSEDNMVDIYNPYSLINALEQSKIRNYWAASGATSLLLKFVDNMELRLKSFENCRIMRNTLELSDVTGGGASLFLYQSGYLTIKDSDEFGYILDFPNEEVKQALYEIVLPALTLREESYIQSLQANLYAQLGTGQIDEAMKSLKALIADVPYSNKKLASMNMEERYRLIISSILNAIGLKVEVEKMIATGRIDMIVQTSRYIYVIELKLRNNGGKDAATQQILDRQYMEPFKADNRQIIGLGIELDENGKGLLDWKRVE is encoded by the coding sequence ATGGCAGACATCAACATCAGAAAATTACCAGCAGGCATCCAGTCATTCAAAACGATCAGAGAAGAAGGCTATGTCTATGTAGATAAGAGCGACATCGTTTGGTATTTAGCAAACTGTGGCAAACTGTTCAATTACTTGAGCCGCCCTCGTAGATTCGGCAAGTCTATCCTTGTCGATACACTACAGATGTACTTCGAAGGAAGAAAAGAACTCTTCGAGGGACTGAAAATCATGCAGTTGGAAAAAGAATGGAAGCAATATCCTGTTATTCGTCTTGACCTTAGCCGTGGCGGTGCGAATGCAGAAACTTTGCGCTCATACCTTGACTTACGTTTCAAGGAATATGAAAAGAAATATGCCATCACCCTCCCATCTACAGCCCATCTTGCCGACCGTTTTGACGCCATCATTACCACCGCATACAAACAAACAGGCTTGAAGGTTGCTATTCTTATTGATGAATATGACTCTCCCCTACAGCACTCATGGAAAACTCCTGAACACGAGAAATGCACAGAAGTTTACCGTGAGGTCTTTGCCATTTTGAAAGCCGATGACGAATACGAGCGACTGGTGTTCATCACAGGTATCACCAAGTTCACTCAGATTTCTCTATTCTCCGTTTTAAACAACCTGACCAACATCAGTTTCTTGCCTGAATACGCCGCCATCTGTGGTATCACTGAGGAGGAAATCGGCGAAAACTTCAAGCCAGAGTTGGAAAGAATGAACATTCGTAACAAGTGGACAGCACAAGAGACACATGACCACCTCAAAGAGTATTATGATGGTTATCACTTTAGCGAGGACAATATGGTTGACATTTACAATCCATACAGTCTGATAAATGCCTTGGAACAATCCAAAATCAGAAATTATTGGGCAGCATCGGGTGCAACCTCACTTCTCCTAAAGTTTGTTGACAACATGGAGCTACGCCTAAAGAGCTTCGAGAATTGCCGCATCATGCGAAATACCTTGGAATTATCAGATGTAACAGGAGGTGGTGCTTCCTTATTTCTATATCAGTCAGGCTATCTCACAATCAAGGACAGCGATGAGTTTGGCTATATTTTAGATTTCCCTAACGAAGAAGTGAAGCAAGCTCTCTATGAAATAGTGCTCCCTGCATTGACTCTGCGAGAAGAAAGCTACATCCAGTCCTTACAAGCTAATCTGTATGCCCAATTAGGCACAGGACAGATAGACGAAGCGATGAAGTCGCTAAAGGCACTCATCGCCGATGTACCTTATAGCAACAAGAAACTTGCCTCGATGAACATGGAGGAACGTTACCGCCTTATCATCAGCAGCATCCTCAATGCAATCGGCTTGAAAGTCGAAGTAGAAAAAATGATTGCTACAGGCAGAATCGATATGATTGTGCAAACCTCTCGTTACATATATGTCATCGAACTAAAATTAAGAAACAACGGTGGCAAGGACGCTGCCACCCAACAAATCCTCGACCGACAATACATGGAACCATTCAAGGCTGACAATCGTCAGATTATCGGATTGGGAATAGAACTCGACGAAAATGGAAAAGGTCTCTTGGATTGGAAGAGAGTGGAATAA
- the tnpB gene encoding IS66 family insertion sequence element accessory protein TnpB (TnpB, as the term is used for proteins encoded by IS66 family insertion elements, is considered an accessory protein, since TnpC, encoded by a neighboring gene, is a DDE family transposase.) produces the protein MFGLNENTQYYVCQRYVRMNTGINGLYQIVRTEMELPPLGGAVFIFFSKNRQQVKLLKWDGDGFLLYHKRLERGTFKLPFFDPKNKQCKMPHKTLSAIMSGICLKSMRFRKRLNL, from the coding sequence ATGTTTGGATTAAATGAGAACACCCAATACTATGTCTGCCAGCGATACGTTCGAATGAACACGGGTATTAATGGCTTGTATCAGATAGTAAGGACGGAGATGGAGCTGCCACCACTTGGCGGTGCTGTCTTCATCTTCTTCTCCAAGAATCGCCAGCAGGTTAAACTGCTAAAATGGGACGGCGATGGTTTCTTGCTATATCACAAGCGACTGGAACGAGGAACCTTTAAATTGCCATTCTTTGACCCTAAGAACAAGCAATGCAAAATGCCGCACAAGACTCTGTCTGCCATCATGAGCGGAATTTGCCTTAAAAGTATGAGATTTAGAAAGAGGCTTAACTTATAG
- a CDS encoding VapE domain-containing protein produces the protein MNKQLNEMSLLMTGSGSSIYMVESFMEEHYAFRRNLLSGKTEMAVLKDIEGDSPDEEASSDVAVSSDDEASSVDEKEETTLQNSNLKWEVMTKEKVNSIVRAAKKMGVGGKKSPRQDIEEYICSDVVPDFDPIRAYLMGLPKWDGKNHVAELFSRIPGQTSEQLSWCAIWLRSAVAHWLQMDTLHGNEVVPVLIGSQGCGKSTFANRLLPEHLRQYFLDHINFGNKFDAEMALTHNLYVNIDEFANMGPNQQGKLKQTLSKVKVNGRPIFGKAQADRPRYASFLATTNDEHPLCDPTGSRRFICIHIPSGYHIDNASVVYYDQLYAQVMYELRDKKIPYWFSNEEVIRLQERNLAFFKTDDLETMLKTCFRVPGEEEKAKWMNCSEVYNVLHEQYPMLLPSMSLKVKIGQTLRLMGCSNKHTKRGQAYLLVSAA, from the coding sequence ATGAACAAACAACTAAATGAGATGTCATTATTGATGACAGGTAGCGGATCTTCTATCTATATGGTAGAGAGTTTTATGGAAGAGCATTATGCCTTCCGTCGTAATTTGCTTAGCGGAAAGACGGAAATGGCTGTTCTGAAGGACATAGAAGGGGATTCTCCTGATGAGGAGGCTTCTTCTGATGTTGCGGTATCTTCTGATGATGAGGCTTCTTCTGTTGATGAGAAAGAAGAGACCACTCTTCAGAATAGCAATCTGAAATGGGAGGTGATGACCAAGGAGAAGGTCAACTCCATTGTTAGAGCTGCCAAAAAAATGGGAGTGGGAGGCAAGAAGTCGCCCCGACAGGACATCGAGGAATACATCTGCTCTGATGTCGTTCCTGACTTTGATCCTATCCGAGCTTATCTCATGGGATTGCCCAAATGGGACGGCAAGAACCATGTTGCCGAACTGTTCAGCAGAATACCGGGACAGACAAGTGAACAACTGTCATGGTGCGCCATCTGGCTCCGTTCTGCGGTGGCTCATTGGCTGCAGATGGATACGCTGCATGGCAACGAGGTGGTGCCTGTATTGATTGGTTCACAGGGTTGCGGAAAGAGTACCTTTGCCAATCGTCTCTTGCCTGAGCACCTGCGCCAGTATTTCCTCGACCACATCAACTTCGGCAATAAGTTTGATGCAGAGATGGCGCTCACTCACAACCTCTATGTCAATATAGACGAGTTTGCCAACATGGGACCTAACCAGCAGGGCAAGCTGAAACAGACCCTCTCCAAGGTAAAGGTGAACGGACGTCCTATCTTCGGCAAGGCGCAGGCAGATCGTCCCCGCTATGCTTCCTTCCTGGCCACCACCAATGATGAGCATCCGCTCTGCGACCCAACGGGAAGTCGTCGATTCATCTGTATTCACATCCCTTCTGGTTATCATATAGACAACGCCTCGGTCGTCTATTACGACCAGCTCTATGCGCAAGTAATGTATGAATTGAGGGATAAGAAGATACCTTATTGGTTCTCCAATGAGGAGGTGATTCGCTTGCAGGAACGTAATTTAGCTTTCTTCAAAACCGATGATTTGGAGACGATGCTCAAGACTTGTTTCCGAGTGCCGGGGGAAGAAGAGAAGGCGAAGTGGATGAATTGTTCAGAGGTGTATAATGTGCTCCATGAGCAGTATCCTATGTTGCTGCCAAGCATGAGTCTGAAAGTGAAAATTGGCCAGACGCTCAGACTGATGGGATGCTCCAATAAGCATACTAAGAGGGGGCAGGCTTATCTGCTTGTTTCTGCTGCTTGA